One Actinosynnema pretiosum DNA segment encodes these proteins:
- the secD gene encoding protein translocase subunit SecD yields MPRPAARRELLVRGLLSLGVLAASAFLLLTTAPRLGLDLRGGTQIVLETPDGSASEATDRAMEVLRRRVDELGVAEPVLARSGDRRIVVELPGVQDPAEAVEVLGRTAQLSVHPVTGVGDTPSPAGTGIALGDAVMTGDGIKNAQAAPAQGGIGWTVGIEFQGDAPAAWQRVSAEAACAPPGDPRRQIAFRLDDEVISSPQVDPSVGCGTGMIGGSTQITGSFTQDEAEELALVIRSGALPVPVDVVEQRTVGPTLGAEAIDASARAAIIGVALTGLFLIGVYRLAGLVAVLALVAYAAVSYAALLAIGATLTLPGLAGFVLAVGMAVDANVLVFERAREEFARRRRMPRSVDLGFRGAFSAVADSNATTLLAAGLLFWLAVGPVKGFGVTLSIGVIASLFSALVLSRVLLQLIMPVLERRPRWSGLHDLGRVRTWLTGRGIVLFRRPTRWLVAAALIAVAALSGLAVRGLDLGVEFTGGRMLEFTAASADTGRVRAALADAGFPDAVVVTSGDSGVSVRTGPIDEAASARIGEAVDRATGGAEQVANELIGPSLGDELRRNALIALAIAVAAQLAYLAYRFDWRLGLATVSALVADVVVLVGAFAWMGKTADGVFLASLLTVIGYSVNDSVVVFDRVRELRGADPRRAYPELVGSAVLQTIPRTVNTGIGVLFVLAALLVLGDGSLADFATALLIGLVAGTASTIVTAAPIAIALDGRWGPNAGRAKRPTRKRDVKQDVRREAGEGRG; encoded by the coding sequence TCCGCCTTCCTCCTGCTCACCACCGCCCCCCGCCTCGGCCTCGACCTGCGCGGCGGGACGCAGATCGTGCTCGAGACGCCCGACGGGAGCGCCTCCGAGGCCACCGACCGGGCCATGGAGGTGCTGCGCCGCCGCGTTGACGAGCTCGGCGTCGCCGAACCCGTGCTCGCCCGCTCCGGCGACCGCCGCATAGTGGTCGAGCTGCCCGGCGTCCAGGACCCGGCCGAGGCCGTCGAGGTCCTCGGCCGCACCGCGCAGCTCTCCGTCCACCCCGTCACCGGCGTCGGTGACACGCCCTCCCCGGCCGGGACCGGGATCGCGCTCGGGGACGCCGTCATGACCGGTGACGGCATCAAGAACGCCCAGGCCGCGCCCGCGCAGGGCGGCATCGGGTGGACCGTCGGCATCGAGTTCCAGGGCGACGCCCCCGCCGCCTGGCAGCGGGTCAGCGCCGAGGCGGCCTGCGCGCCGCCCGGCGACCCGCGCAGGCAGATCGCGTTCCGGCTCGACGACGAGGTGATCTCCTCGCCGCAGGTCGACCCGTCCGTCGGCTGCGGCACCGGCATGATCGGCGGCAGCACGCAGATCACCGGCTCCTTCACCCAGGACGAGGCCGAGGAGCTGGCGCTGGTGATCCGCTCCGGCGCGCTGCCCGTGCCGGTGGACGTGGTCGAGCAGCGCACCGTCGGCCCGACGCTCGGCGCCGAGGCCATCGATGCCAGCGCCCGCGCCGCGATCATCGGCGTCGCCCTGACCGGCCTGTTCCTCATCGGCGTGTACCGGCTCGCCGGCCTGGTCGCGGTGCTCGCCCTGGTCGCCTACGCGGCCGTGTCCTACGCCGCGCTCCTCGCGATCGGCGCCACCCTCACCCTGCCGGGCCTGGCCGGGTTCGTGCTGGCCGTCGGCATGGCCGTGGACGCGAACGTGCTGGTGTTCGAGCGCGCCCGCGAGGAGTTCGCCCGCCGCCGCCGGATGCCCCGCTCGGTCGACCTCGGGTTCCGGGGCGCGTTCAGCGCCGTCGCCGACTCGAACGCCACCACCCTGCTCGCCGCCGGACTGCTGTTCTGGCTGGCGGTCGGACCGGTCAAGGGCTTCGGCGTGACGCTGTCCATCGGCGTCATCGCCTCGCTGTTCAGCGCGCTCGTGCTCAGCCGCGTCCTGCTCCAGCTGATCATGCCGGTGCTGGAGCGCCGCCCCCGCTGGAGCGGTCTGCACGACCTCGGCCGGGTGCGCACCTGGCTGACCGGGCGCGGCATCGTGCTGTTCCGCCGCCCGACGCGCTGGCTGGTCGCCGCCGCGCTGATCGCGGTCGCCGCGCTGTCCGGCCTGGCCGTGCGCGGCCTCGACCTCGGCGTGGAGTTCACCGGCGGCCGGATGCTGGAGTTCACCGCCGCCTCCGCCGACACCGGCCGGGTGCGCGCCGCGCTCGCCGACGCCGGTTTCCCGGACGCCGTGGTCGTCACCTCCGGCGACAGCGGCGTGTCGGTGCGCACCGGCCCGATCGACGAGGCCGCGTCCGCGCGGATCGGCGAGGCGGTCGACCGCGCCACCGGCGGCGCGGAGCAGGTCGCCAACGAGCTGATCGGCCCCAGCCTCGGCGACGAGCTGCGCCGCAACGCGCTGATCGCGCTGGCCATCGCCGTGGCCGCGCAGCTGGCGTACCTCGCGTACCGCTTCGACTGGCGCCTCGGCCTGGCCACGGTCTCCGCGCTGGTCGCCGACGTGGTCGTGCTCGTCGGCGCGTTCGCCTGGATGGGCAAGACGGCGGACGGCGTGTTCCTGGCCTCGCTGCTCACCGTGATCGGCTACTCGGTCAACGACTCGGTCGTGGTGTTCGACCGGGTCCGCGAGCTGCGCGGGGCCGATCCGAGGCGCGCCTACCCGGAGCTCGTCGGCAGCGCCGTGCTCCAGACCATCCCGAGGACGGTCAACACGGGCATCGGCGTCCTGTTCGTCCTGGCCGCGCTGCTCGTGCTCGGCGACGGCTCGCTCGCCGACTTCGCCACCGCCCTGCTGATCGGCCTGGTCGCGGGCACCGCGTCGACGATCGTCACGGCGGCCCCGATCGCGATCGCCCTGGACGGCCGGTGGGGGCCGAACGCGGGCCGCGCGAAGCGCCCGACCCGCAAGCGCGACGTGAAGCAGGACGTGCGGAGGGAGGCGGGGGAGGGCAGGGGGTGA
- a CDS encoding lactate 2-monooxygenase encodes MTAQFAAYQNEIYLQGLAGTVPPFTTDPEGLAESARQRLGPGPYWYVAGAAGSGATARANREAFDGWRIVPRMLTGASQRHLGVTVLGTEMPAPVLLAPIGVQSILHPDGELATARAAAELGVPFVLSTASSHTIEEVAEAAGDGPRWFQLYRPNEPEVCASLLDRARKAGFTTLVVTLDTWTLAWRPHDLDHAYLPFIRGIGTATPFSDPVFRAGLSAPPEEDLTEAVLRWVQMFTGTDHRWEDLPFLREHWDGPIVLKGVLHPDDALRAADAGMDGVVVSNHGGRQVDGAVAALDALPEVVDAVAGRIEVLFDSGVRGGADVLKALALGARAVLLGRPYAYGLAHGGQQGVRHVLRSLLADFDLTLGLSGHRSPAELGRDALRAAPGR; translated from the coding sequence GTGACTGCTCAGTTCGCCGCCTACCAGAACGAGATCTACCTCCAAGGTCTGGCGGGCACCGTGCCGCCGTTCACCACCGATCCCGAGGGCCTGGCCGAGTCGGCCCGGCAGCGGCTCGGGCCCGGTCCCTACTGGTACGTCGCCGGGGCCGCCGGGAGCGGGGCCACCGCCCGCGCCAACCGGGAGGCGTTCGACGGGTGGCGGATCGTGCCCCGGATGCTCACCGGCGCCAGCCAGCGGCACCTCGGGGTCACCGTGCTCGGCACGGAGATGCCCGCGCCCGTGCTGCTCGCCCCGATCGGCGTCCAGTCGATCCTGCACCCGGACGGCGAGCTGGCCACCGCGCGCGCCGCCGCCGAGCTGGGCGTGCCGTTCGTGCTGTCCACCGCCTCCTCGCACACCATCGAGGAGGTCGCCGAGGCCGCCGGTGACGGGCCGCGCTGGTTCCAGCTCTACCGCCCCAACGAGCCCGAGGTGTGCGCCAGCCTCCTCGACCGCGCCCGCAAGGCCGGGTTCACCACCCTCGTGGTCACCCTGGACACCTGGACCCTCGCCTGGCGCCCGCACGACCTCGACCACGCCTACCTGCCGTTCATCCGCGGCATCGGCACCGCCACCCCGTTCAGCGACCCGGTGTTCCGCGCCGGTCTGAGCGCGCCGCCCGAGGAGGACCTGACCGAGGCCGTGCTGCGCTGGGTGCAGATGTTCACCGGCACCGACCACCGCTGGGAGGACCTGCCGTTCCTGCGCGAGCACTGGGACGGCCCGATCGTCCTCAAGGGAGTCCTGCACCCAGATGACGCCCTGCGCGCCGCCGACGCCGGGATGGACGGGGTCGTGGTGTCCAACCACGGCGGCAGGCAGGTCGACGGCGCGGTGGCCGCGCTCGACGCGCTGCCCGAGGTCGTGGACGCGGTCGCCGGTCGGATCGAGGTGCTGTTCGACTCGGGCGTGCGCGGTGGCGCCGACGTGCTCAAGGCGCTCGCGCTCGGGGCGCGCGCGGTGCTGCTGGGCAGGCCCTACGCGTACGGGCTCGCGCACGGCGGCCAGCAGGGCGTGCGGCACGTGCTGCGCTCGCTGCTCGCCGACTTCGACCTCACCCTCGGCCTGTCCGGGCACCGCAGCCCAGCCGAGCTGGGGCGGGACGCCCTGCGCGCCGCGCCCGGACGCTGA
- a CDS encoding helix-turn-helix domain-containing protein: protein MYRERRAHSGLRCVWRREVDAGAVGGQVRVVPDGCTDLLFSPGDGRLFVAGPDTRAHLSAGSGALHAVRFPPGVGPSVFGVPGAELRDRRVPLDALWGPVDALLDRLLTAADPEVVLARESVRRLRESPPDPVARVIAATVARPGGVAGLADGIGLSERQLRRRSAAAFGYGPKVLQRVLRFDRAVALARAGTGFAETAARTGYADQAHLSREVRELAGVPLGVLVGR from the coding sequence GTGTACCGGGAGAGGCGGGCGCACTCGGGCCTGCGCTGCGTGTGGCGGCGCGAGGTCGACGCGGGCGCGGTGGGCGGGCAGGTGCGGGTCGTGCCGGACGGCTGCACGGACCTGCTGTTCTCCCCCGGCGACGGCAGGCTGTTCGTCGCCGGGCCGGACACGCGCGCGCACCTGAGCGCCGGGTCGGGCGCGCTGCACGCGGTGCGCTTCCCGCCCGGCGTCGGACCGTCGGTGTTCGGGGTCCCCGGCGCCGAGCTGCGCGACCGGCGGGTGCCGCTGGACGCGCTGTGGGGCCCGGTCGACGCCCTGCTCGACCGGCTGCTGACCGCCGCCGACCCCGAGGTGGTGCTGGCGCGGGAGTCGGTGCGGCGGCTGCGCGAGTCCCCGCCGGACCCGGTGGCGCGGGTGATCGCGGCGACCGTGGCGCGACCGGGCGGGGTGGCGGGGCTCGCGGACGGGATCGGGCTCAGCGAGCGGCAGCTGCGGCGGCGCAGCGCGGCGGCGTTCGGGTACGGGCCGAAGGTGCTGCAGCGGGTGCTGCGGTTCGACCGGGCGGTGGCGCTGGCGCGCGCCGGGACCGGGTTCGCGGAGACCGCGGCGCGCACCGGGTACGCCGACCAGGCGCACCTGTCGCGCGAGGTGCGGGAGCTGGCCGGGGTGCCCCTGGGCGTGCTGGTCGGGCGGTGA
- a CDS encoding carbohydrate-binding protein, giving the protein MSDTKRRRLLAATAALAVLVPAATLAAVSANASVPSQPGWTLQWSDDFDGPANTLPSSSNWIIDQGHGYPGGPANWGTGEIQNYTNSTSNLKLDGSGNLRITALKDGAGNWTSGRIETQRGDFKPPSGGKLAIESRLQMPNVTGDAALGYWPAFWALGSPYRGNYWNWPAIGEFDIMENVNGLNSVWGVLHCGVNPGGPCNETNGLGNSRACPGSSCQSAFHTYRFEWDTSVSPQQLRWYVDGQQFHSVNQGQFDATTWSNMTGHAGYFVLLNLAMGGAFPNGVAGFGTPTAATQSGHSLVVDYVAVWSAGGGGTTPTTTTTPPPGGSGWDAYADIQAEQATTRSGGTVESASDTGGGQAVARLGNGNSLKFSGVRFGSGGASQFLGRVASGAGAGISGLVEVRLGSPTAAPVGSFSVGGTGGWQSWRTVPANISRVTGTHDVYVTFTSGQPSAFVSVNWVKFGN; this is encoded by the coding sequence ATGTCCGACACCAAGCGCAGACGACTCCTGGCGGCCACGGCCGCGTTGGCCGTGCTGGTCCCTGCGGCAACGCTCGCGGCCGTCTCCGCGAACGCGTCCGTCCCGAGCCAACCGGGCTGGACGCTCCAGTGGAGCGACGACTTCGACGGCCCCGCGAACACGCTGCCGTCGTCGTCCAACTGGATCATCGACCAGGGCCACGGCTACCCCGGCGGTCCCGCCAACTGGGGCACCGGCGAGATCCAGAACTACACGAACAGCACCAGCAACCTGAAGCTCGACGGCTCCGGCAACCTGCGCATCACCGCCCTCAAGGACGGCGCGGGCAACTGGACGTCCGGGCGCATCGAGACCCAGCGCGGCGACTTCAAGCCCCCCTCGGGCGGCAAGCTCGCGATCGAGTCGCGGCTCCAGATGCCGAACGTGACCGGTGACGCCGCGCTCGGCTACTGGCCCGCGTTCTGGGCGCTCGGCTCGCCGTACCGGGGCAACTACTGGAACTGGCCCGCCATCGGCGAGTTCGACATCATGGAGAACGTCAACGGCCTGAACAGCGTGTGGGGCGTGCTGCACTGCGGCGTCAACCCCGGCGGCCCGTGCAACGAGACCAACGGCCTGGGCAACAGCCGGGCCTGCCCCGGCTCCTCGTGCCAGTCGGCGTTCCACACCTACCGGTTCGAGTGGGACACCTCGGTCAGCCCGCAGCAGCTGCGCTGGTACGTCGACGGCCAGCAGTTCCACAGCGTCAACCAGGGCCAGTTCGACGCCACGACGTGGAGCAACATGACCGGCCACGCCGGGTACTTCGTGCTGCTGAACCTGGCGATGGGCGGCGCGTTCCCCAACGGCGTCGCGGGCTTCGGCACGCCGACGGCGGCCACCCAGTCCGGGCACTCGCTGGTGGTCGACTACGTCGCGGTGTGGTCGGCGGGCGGCGGCGGCACGACCCCGACCACCACGACCACTCCCCCGCCCGGCGGCAGCGGCTGGGACGCGTACGCGGACATCCAGGCCGAGCAGGCGACCACGCGCAGCGGCGGGACCGTCGAGTCCGCTTCGGACACCGGCGGCGGGCAGGCCGTGGCGCGGCTGGGCAACGGGAACTCGCTGAAGTTCTCCGGCGTGCGGTTCGGCAGCGGCGGGGCCAGCCAGTTCCTCGGCCGGGTCGCGTCGGGCGCGGGCGCGGGGATCAGCGGGCTGGTCGAGGTGCGGCTGGGCAGCCCGACCGCGGCCCCCGTCGGCAGCTTCTCGGTCGGCGGCACGGGTGGTTGGCAGAGCTGGCGGACGGTGCCCGCGAACATCAGCCGGGTGACCGGGACGCACGACGTGTACGTGACGTTCACCAGCGGTCAGCCCTCAGCGTTCGTGAGCGTGAACTGGGTGAAGTTCGGCAACTGA
- a CDS encoding bifunctional 3'-5' exonuclease/DNA polymerase translates to MFAALVREGDNAGRLQALSDDGVPVGAPVRTDDLAAEVAAHEAAHRPRWLWASTEEVYPELLARGARVERCHDLRHVEQLLLAHRGGHREPRDLAAAVARLDGLPAPDDVAPRKKDDQPVLFEPERAPLPGGVDPLDAVVRVHAEQRRVAAGLPPSLRLLFAAESASALAGAEMTHFGLPWRRDVHEELLADLLGPRTAPGVRPRRLAELADRITAAFGGRAVNPDNPASIVRAFAREGVDVPSARAWVIKELDHPAAEPLLAYKELARLWVAHGWSWLDAWVADGRFRPDYVVGGVVSGRWATRGGAALQIPRSLRTAVRADPGWVLVAADAAQLEPRVLAALSRDRRLAEVAGEDDLYTTLAADSFHGDRGQAKIAMLSAMYGGTSGGAAELLAVLRRRFPDAVGYVERAAREGERGGVVRSRLGRTSPTPSQAWHEATGSTDDGEDALRRSQRAAREWGRFTRNFVVQASAADWTAALLGALRRRLHERAPEAHLVFFQHDEVLVHCPAGAAEAVCAEVVAAGEEASRLVFEGTDVRFPLKAVAVERYSDAK, encoded by the coding sequence ATGTTCGCAGCCTTGGTCCGCGAGGGCGACAACGCGGGACGCCTTCAGGCGCTGTCCGACGACGGCGTCCCGGTCGGCGCGCCCGTGCGGACCGACGACCTGGCCGCCGAGGTCGCGGCGCACGAGGCCGCGCACCGGCCGCGCTGGCTGTGGGCGTCGACCGAGGAGGTGTACCCGGAGCTGCTGGCGCGCGGCGCGCGGGTGGAGCGGTGCCACGACCTGCGGCACGTCGAGCAGCTGCTGCTCGCGCACCGGGGCGGGCACCGCGAGCCGCGCGACCTGGCGGCGGCCGTGGCCAGGCTGGACGGGCTGCCCGCGCCCGACGACGTGGCCCCGCGCAAGAAGGACGACCAGCCGGTGCTGTTCGAGCCGGAGCGCGCGCCGCTGCCCGGCGGGGTCGACCCGCTGGACGCGGTGGTGCGGGTGCACGCCGAGCAGCGGCGGGTCGCGGCCGGGCTGCCGCCGTCGCTGCGGCTGCTGTTCGCCGCCGAGTCCGCGAGCGCGCTGGCGGGCGCGGAGATGACGCACTTCGGGCTGCCGTGGCGGCGGGACGTGCACGAGGAGCTGCTGGCCGACCTGCTCGGGCCGAGGACCGCGCCGGGGGTGAGGCCGCGCAGGCTCGCCGAGCTGGCCGACCGGATCACGGCGGCGTTCGGCGGGCGGGCGGTGAACCCGGACAACCCGGCGAGCATCGTGCGCGCGTTCGCCAGGGAGGGCGTGGACGTGCCGTCCGCGCGGGCGTGGGTGATCAAGGAGCTGGACCACCCCGCCGCCGAGCCGCTGCTGGCGTACAAGGAGCTGGCGCGGCTGTGGGTGGCGCACGGCTGGTCCTGGTTGGACGCGTGGGTGGCGGACGGGCGGTTCCGGCCCGACTACGTCGTCGGCGGGGTGGTGTCCGGGAGGTGGGCGACGCGGGGTGGTGCGGCGCTGCAGATCCCGCGCTCGCTGCGCACGGCGGTGCGCGCCGATCCGGGGTGGGTGCTGGTGGCGGCGGACGCGGCGCAGCTGGAGCCGAGGGTGCTGGCGGCGCTGTCGCGGGACCGGCGGCTGGCCGAGGTCGCGGGCGAGGACGACCTGTACACGACGCTCGCGGCGGACTCGTTCCACGGCGACCGGGGGCAGGCGAAGATCGCGATGCTGTCGGCGATGTACGGCGGCACCAGCGGCGGGGCGGCGGAGCTGCTCGCGGTGCTGCGGCGGCGGTTCCCGGACGCGGTCGGGTACGTGGAGCGGGCGGCGCGCGAGGGCGAGCGGGGCGGGGTGGTGCGGTCGCGGCTGGGCCGGACCTCGCCCACGCCGTCGCAGGCCTGGCACGAGGCGACGGGGAGCACCGACGACGGGGAGGACGCGCTGCGGCGCTCGCAGCGGGCGGCGCGGGAGTGGGGGCGGTTCACCAGGAACTTCGTGGTGCAGGCGAGCGCGGCGGACTGGACGGCGGCGCTGCTGGGCGCGCTGCGGAGACGGCTGCACGAGCGGGCGCCGGAGGCGCACCTGGTGTTCTTCCAGCACGACGAGGTGCTGGTGCACTGCCCGGCCGGGGCGGCGGAGGCGGTGTGCGCGGAGGTCGTGGCGGCGGGCGAGGAGGCGTCGCGGCTGGTGTTCGAGGGCACGGACGTGCGGTTCCCGCTGAAGGCGGTGGCGGTGGAGCGGTACTCGGACGCGAAGTAG
- a CDS encoding P-loop NTPase family protein: protein MDRTPSPAELLDPLRAAVPLHGRTAELGRLRRWRDSSRGPSLLLLHGPSGVGKTRLAHEAGIVAVVDDADLVPAADLRATLAEHPRLLLIARDAGWWWSAARQRAADLDHTCGELRLDPDPGDFAQACGYYASALGLPAPNPLAGTITGARAPGSADSVFRTAFDLHLAALAEVHGVRGGQVELVRWLVSLDPTAEPPPGRLAEDVLAVALLDERINPERTPGSLQILARAAQRWPHVLHRVGELFTARPELASTATAATLAALPPRAVAAVARRVFDDERFHGDPVTAQLTRVLLDGAGDDPVERAELHGVLSARAALAHLREEAVEAALAEVELCRDLADADPVEHRSALADAVGDLAVRLVAAGRPVDALRASEEAVALCELAAAEDEDCLPRLAAALEQLGLRHAGLGDQSASLLALTEACALQQRLAEHNPALFRMDLARVSHQLAVRAFESGKDGAQATDAAVRRWRRVAADDPRYEPDFARALMSAADLLAPRGHRERARALVDEAIWVLRRLADVNPTAFGPQLATALERLSGLAPPAEVGEAVKAAGEAVLARREHAARGEEGALAALAGSLVGQAALLTGGQRLCASQEAVDIAGRLRGRPAELVVARVGLVRALLCNGRGPEAVSAVDDVLEAVRALPRRVLVAQADRVTDALHALVDDLAGSDRGPTALRLAELVAELWRDLIGHHLGAPVAYAAAVHRVAEHDRPESGRARAAVLLWHLARAPEQLRADRRYADALALHARIAAAGGGAAALEAAHRAATVLRESGAPADLVVGAVDAVVRAHPDPEEARGRLRELGERERFSGRESERARGGR from the coding sequence GTGGACCGGACGCCCTCCCCCGCGGAGCTGCTCGACCCGCTGCGCGCCGCCGTGCCCCTGCACGGGCGCACCGCCGAGCTGGGCAGGTTGCGGCGCTGGCGCGACAGCTCGCGCGGCCCGTCCCTGCTGCTGCTGCACGGGCCGTCCGGGGTCGGCAAGACCCGGCTCGCGCACGAGGCGGGGATCGTCGCGGTGGTCGACGACGCGGACCTGGTCCCGGCCGCCGACCTGCGCGCGACGCTCGCCGAGCACCCCCGGCTGCTGCTGATCGCGCGGGACGCGGGCTGGTGGTGGTCGGCGGCCAGGCAGCGCGCCGCGGACCTCGACCACACCTGCGGCGAGCTGCGGCTGGACCCGGACCCCGGCGACTTCGCCCAGGCCTGCGGCTACTACGCGTCCGCCCTCGGCCTGCCCGCCCCGAACCCGCTCGCGGGCACGATCACCGGCGCCCGCGCCCCTGGCAGCGCGGATTCGGTGTTCCGCACGGCGTTCGACCTGCACCTGGCCGCGCTGGCCGAGGTGCACGGCGTGCGCGGCGGCCAGGTGGAGCTGGTGCGGTGGCTGGTCAGCCTGGACCCCACCGCCGAGCCGCCGCCCGGACGGCTCGCGGAGGACGTGCTCGCCGTGGCGCTGCTGGACGAGCGGATCAACCCCGAGCGCACCCCCGGATCGCTGCAGATCCTGGCGCGCGCCGCCCAGCGCTGGCCGCACGTGCTGCACCGGGTGGGGGAGCTGTTCACCGCGCGCCCCGAGCTGGCGTCGACCGCGACCGCCGCGACCCTGGCGGCCCTGCCGCCGCGCGCGGTGGCGGCGGTGGCCAGGCGGGTGTTCGACGACGAGCGCTTCCACGGCGACCCGGTGACCGCCCAGCTCACCCGCGTCCTGCTGGACGGGGCGGGCGACGACCCGGTGGAGCGCGCCGAGCTGCACGGGGTGCTCAGCGCCCGCGCCGCGCTCGCCCACCTGCGCGAGGAGGCGGTGGAGGCCGCGCTCGCCGAGGTCGAGCTGTGCCGGGACCTCGCCGACGCCGACCCCGTCGAGCACCGCAGCGCGCTGGCCGACGCGGTCGGCGACCTCGCGGTGCGCCTGGTCGCCGCCGGGCGGCCGGTGGACGCGCTGCGCGCCTCGGAGGAGGCGGTGGCGCTGTGCGAGCTGGCCGCCGCCGAGGACGAGGACTGCCTGCCCAGGCTGGCCGCCGCGCTGGAGCAGCTCGGGCTGCGGCACGCCGGGCTCGGCGACCAGTCCGCGTCGCTGCTCGCGCTCACCGAGGCGTGCGCGCTCCAGCAGCGGCTCGCCGAGCACAACCCGGCGCTGTTCCGGATGGACCTGGCCCGCGTCTCGCACCAGCTCGCGGTGCGCGCGTTCGAGTCCGGGAAGGACGGCGCGCAGGCCACCGACGCGGCGGTGCGCCGGTGGCGGCGGGTCGCCGCGGACGACCCGCGCTACGAGCCGGACTTCGCCCGCGCCCTGATGTCCGCCGCCGACCTGCTCGCCCCGCGCGGGCACCGCGAGCGGGCCAGGGCGCTGGTGGACGAGGCGATCTGGGTGCTGCGGCGGCTGGCCGACGTGAACCCGACCGCGTTCGGGCCGCAGCTGGCCACCGCGCTGGAGCGGCTGAGCGGGCTCGCCCCGCCCGCCGAGGTCGGCGAGGCGGTGAAGGCCGCCGGCGAGGCGGTGCTCGCCCGGCGCGAGCACGCGGCGCGCGGCGAGGAGGGCGCGCTCGCGGCGCTGGCCGGGTCGCTGGTCGGGCAGGCCGCGCTGCTCACCGGCGGGCAGCGGCTGTGCGCCTCGCAGGAGGCCGTCGACATCGCCGGGCGGCTGCGCGGGCGCCCGGCCGAGCTGGTCGTGGCGCGGGTCGGGCTGGTGCGGGCGCTGCTGTGCAACGGGCGCGGGCCCGAGGCGGTCAGCGCCGTGGACGACGTGCTGGAGGCGGTGCGCGCGCTGCCGAGGCGGGTGCTGGTGGCGCAGGCGGACCGGGTGACCGACGCGCTGCACGCCCTCGTCGACGACCTCGCGGGCTCCGACCGCGGCCCCACCGCGCTGCGGCTGGCCGAGCTGGTCGCCGAGCTGTGGCGCGACCTCATCGGCCACCACCTGGGCGCGCCGGTCGCGTACGCGGCGGCCGTGCACCGGGTCGCCGAGCACGACCGCCCGGAGAGCGGCCGTGCGCGGGCTGCGGTGCTGCTGTGGCACCTGGCTCGCGCGCCCGAGCAGCTGCGCGCCGACCGCCGGTACGCGGACGCGCTCGCGCTGCACGCCAGGATCGCCGCCGCCGGTGGCGGTGCGGCGGCCCTCGAAGCGGCGCACCGGGCGGCGACCGTGCTGCGCGAGTCGGGCGCGCCCGCCGACCTGGTCGTGGGCGCGGTGGACGCGGTGGTGCGCGCCCACCCGGACCCCGAGGAGGCCAGGGGGCGGTTGCGGGAGCTGGGGGAGCGGGAGCGGTTCAGCGGGCGGGAGAGCGAGCGCGCGCGGGGCGGGCGCTAG
- a CDS encoding class I SAM-dependent methyltransferase codes for MTVHGGHLPDPAARAFDALGEDYERAFADLPEQLAALDWLLAELPEGARVLDVGSGTGRPTAERLVAAGHRVTGCDVSTTMVELARERVPGARFELVDVRELPAAPESLDAVTAFFPLLQMPRADQARVLADLADRLVPGGLLAVATVPADVEGVDLVWLGQPVRCTSFPEPAFRALVESTGLRVEHERHGEFTPDFPGAVPEEHLFLLARKPLN; via the coding sequence ATGACCGTCCACGGCGGACACCTCCCCGATCCGGCCGCGCGGGCGTTCGACGCGCTCGGCGAGGACTACGAGCGGGCCTTCGCGGACCTGCCCGAGCAGCTCGCCGCGCTCGACTGGTTGCTGGCGGAGCTGCCCGAGGGGGCGCGGGTGCTCGACGTCGGGTCGGGCACCGGCAGGCCCACCGCCGAGCGGCTGGTCGCCGCCGGGCACCGGGTGACCGGGTGCGACGTGTCCACGACGATGGTCGAGCTGGCCCGCGAGCGGGTGCCGGGGGCGCGGTTCGAGCTGGTGGACGTGCGCGAGCTGCCCGCCGCGCCGGAGTCGCTGGACGCGGTCACCGCGTTCTTCCCGCTGCTCCAGATGCCGCGCGCCGACCAGGCCCGCGTGCTGGCCGACCTCGCCGACCGGCTGGTCCCCGGCGGTCTGCTGGCCGTGGCGACCGTGCCCGCCGACGTCGAGGGCGTGGACCTGGTCTGGCTGGGCCAGCCGGTGCGCTGCACGAGCTTCCCGGAGCCCGCGTTCCGCGCGCTGGTCGAGTCCACCGGGCTGCGCGTCGAGCACGAGCGGCACGGCGAGTTCACCCCGGACTTCCCCGGCGCCGTCCCGGAGGAGCACCTGTTCCTGCTGGCCCGCAAGCCGTTGAACTAG